The genomic window AAAATGCCTCTCTGCCCAAATAACAATAATCGTCAaagccataaaaaaaaaaatggatggacAGGTTTTCAAATCCCATCATTTCAGTGGAAGATTCATTTCTTCCTTTACAGTAATTATGAAGAGGTTTCACACCAGGAAGCTCCTGAAATTGTTTCAAAGGCAATGCATCTAAACCACGTTTTACAATATAAAACTTTAACatacaaaaaaagagaaaggaggagAGAATTTTCATGAAGCTTCAATCAAAGGCACAAAAGATTTTCCCCCTCTAATTCCAGGCAGTTTCCTTGACTGAACCCAAACCAGAGGAAAAAAGGGATGCTGAGAAGCAACTGCACAGATGCTGTTTTTTTAACGGCATGTGCTGCCCCCTCCTTCACCACATTGCCCCACATTTGTAACTCGGAggccatgttttttaaaaatggggggggggggaaagaacttAGAAAAGCACCAAACACTCAAATCAGCTTTTACCAATCAGACCAGCCCTACGCAAACAGGGACTGGAGCAACAGAGATGTTAATCATGTAAGCTGGAAAGGCCCTTTTGCCCCAAGAATGGAATTCCTGGGAACGCTGAGCTCTGCAAGAGTTTGGCATGCTTGTGTTCTGAGCTGTGCAGCCACGCAGCGTAAAGggaacactgctgaaagggctgtgcTGCACAACCACTGCGGCGTTCGCTCTCTTCCAAAGTTCAGAAAAGgctactgcattttaaaaaacctgTCCTGAAACAGCACTCTAGATCAGGgcagtccaaactttttggcaggagggccacatcatctctctaacactgtattcggggccaagaaaaaaaattaaatttacttttcaaatttgaataaattgaatttgaatatatttacataaatgaatatattagagatggaaccaatttgaatgaaggtcttacaatagctcaaggccattTATGATATACATAAACAGTGCTAGGTTTATGCAATAAGAATTGTGTTCCAACAACAGAAATGGACAATTACCAAAGAGGCAGAAAGAAGGCTCTGCCCCAGCTGTATTTTAAAATAAGGAGTGAGAAAGAGTGCAAATCAAAGCACACATCTCAAAGAGGAATCTCAATCAGTGCAAGATTTTACTTATTTCAAATCCTACGCTTTCAAAAATCTCACGTCTTCTCTGTTGGAAATGTAACCGTGAAACCATGTGCAGGGTTGAAGGAACATGTCAGCCTACAGAAATATATTCTCTCTTTTAAACTAAATGGCCTCACCACCAATTCATACAATATCATTTTTATCAATGCAAGCAACATCTAAACTTCATTAGATTCTGCCCTTCTCTGATCACAAACGCACTATGTGAACTAGGCAATCTGATTCACAAACTGAGGCTGCAAACTGACCTGCAAACTGACCACAAACTAAGGCTGCAAAAAAAGTGTGCCCCCTCCCTCCAACTAAGTGAAAGGCCAGAAAAGCAGAAAGGAATTCTGCTTGTAATAACACATTAAAGCATAGGAGACttgaagggaggggagagacaggCTTTTAGCTGCATTGGCAGTATGCAGAATCAGAAATACAGCATCATTTAGATAGCTTTTTGCCATCACGGGGTCATGTAACAGCAATTCTACTGAAATAAGCAGGACAGTACCAAAAAAAAGCCAAGCTCCTCTCACTTTGTGAGAAGGGAGAATTTGCAAGAATGACTCTaaacagggattcttaaccagggctATCCAAACCCCttgggggtaagggaaccaagTGATGGCGTACAggactcaatctctgaacaatttttttaatgctgttaaattattaactatcaccatgatcaatatggattgaggcattctgttcctagctatcatgtgtaaagtaaaaccaagctattgacatcttttgaagtcatattgGTACCTAACAGaactggtggtggtgatgatgatgataatttcaACAGTCTGGCAAAGGGGGTCTCGAAACATACTGGGGGTCTGTATTTGTAAGATggttaagaacccctgctctaaaggaggaGCTACACAGGTTAATCGGTTCTTAAaggcagaaaaagcaaatgaaggggaaaggggggctgGAAATTAGCTGTGCTGTATTTTCAGCCCAAACCGAAAAGGTTTATGGGTGAATTCTACAAGATTGATTGGGAAAAGAGAATTCAAAACAACACTCAATTGTTCTCTTAAAAAAACCCCTACAGGCAACATTCAACACTAGAAACTAGATTTGTCTTGGTGATTGTCTGAGGACAGCAGAAATATGAAAAAGTAGCCCTACAAGTTTTCCAGaaacatttcaatttttaaaaaaatatgatatTCCCCTCTAATAAATGAAGGCACCCAAGCTCCTgcggctccctcctcccaaagcCCAAGGCAAAGGGTTCATCAAGAAGGGCTCATCATGTTTCAGAAGCAATAGGAGATCAGTAAAAAAGGTCTTTGTCTTGTGCTTGGTAAGGAAAAGCCCCTCCATCACTAGAATTTCAGCCTAAAGACAGAGAGCAGCAACCCccaacccctccctcctccttcagcCTACGGTGACTCAAACAGTTGTTTCTCGGCTAGCTTTGAGATTAGGGGCGGAGAACTGCCGCCTCATCCGCGGAGGTGTCACAAACTGGTTGCAATGGTTTGGCCGGTCAGCCTGCTTCGCGAGGCCGCTGGCCATGCTGCCATCCGGACCAACGCCCCCACTGCTGGAACCGCAGTAGGGCTGGCGATGTTGGTGCATGTGCCGCTTCTGTTGAAAAGTCTGCAGGTCTTGATTCTGGTGCCCGCCGTAAGAGGGCAACGATTCGGATGAGTCGGACATCTGGCGACGCAAGCTCTTCTGCTGACCATTGTTGAGAGAATTGCTTCTCCAGCGCAGCTGAGTGGAGGGTTCTGGTGGTGGACTGTTATGCTGTGGTTGAACATTCAAGGACTGCCTCTTTACCTGGATATCTTGGTTCCACGAAGGGCCgtatggacagcaaaatggctgtGGGTCCTTGAGGAAGGGGGCTATGCCACTCATGCCTCGATTCTCCTCCTTGATCTCCTTCTTCTGGTCTTCCTCCTTTGGAACTCTCACTTCTATAACTTCATCCTCCGTAATAATGATGTGAGTGCCAGGGCTCCAGGAGTTTCGATGTTTTGGGTTGCTCTTAAAGGGGAAGCGGGGTTTGCGGTTCTCCGGTGGGATGAATCGGTGAGGCATATTTTGACGGCGAAGTTGCTTGGTTATTTCCTGCTGCTGCAGGTTCTTAAAACGGATTTGCTCTTGCCTCATCCAGCGCAGCCGCCCACGTCTGAAGGCAGGATCCTCCTCCATTAATTGGGAGACACGGCCTGCTTTCACATTTTCATCACTTTTCATGCTTCCCTCAGCACTTGGCTTCTGGGTGGACTCAGGCTCCTTCGCTTTTGTGGGGGACATGGCTGGCTGGGTTTTTGCTTCTTGGGAGCCAATCAGAGGCAAGATCTTTTCCATCTTGAGCATTTTGTTCCGGAGCACTTTGATTTCCTCATCCTTCatgttgttttgctttttcaCTTCTTGCAGGATGTCCTCGAGTTTGTCTATATGTACTTTGAGGTCATCCACATCAGCAACACCTTTCCCATTCAGCAGGATGTCTTCGATTTTCTCATCGCCGACCCCCACCGTGTCCCAGACATCTCGGGCAACTGCTCGCCATGAGTCGCGCTCATTGGGGTCTTTCTTCCCATACAAAGTACAAAGCTCTTTCATTTTAACAATGGCCAAGGCCTCGATCTCCTGCCGTGTGTGCCGGAAATCATTGAGGGCCACTTCATAGCAGATCTCCTTCACAGCCTGGATCTTCAAATCCGAAACCGTTACCCACTTGGAGTCTTTGCTAAGGCGCCGACGCTGAGGTATCTGGTACATTTTCACGGGCTCTCGCTTCTTCCCACTACTGGGGAGCCCACATTTTTTAACAATGGTCTGTAGCTTGCTGGGGGGCAACTTCTCTCTCAGTGAAGTGATCAGCCTCCAGCTCTCCTCACAAGACCGCTTGTCCGAATCATCCCCACTATCAGAATCCgcatccttttaaaaacaaaaatcaagaagTGGCCCCAAAAAAACCAAAATTAAAAATGGGGAAAGAACGAAgacacaaaacaacaaaaaaagacaaCTAAAAACTAAGGGGGAAAAACTGTTTGGCAGGGGAAGGGAATCAAACAGAATAAACGATGCGGAAATCTTAACGTTCCCCTCTTAGGATACTAGAATCCATATTCCTAGGGTCTTCAGTAGCTTTCTTTAAATCCAGCCACATTTTAATTTCATGGAATATTTGAATCTAGTCATTCTATGTCACTTCAAGGCTTTCCGTAATCCAGTCCATGCGAAAGTGTTAGAAGAACTAAACCAAGTACCTGGCAAAGAGGTGGAAGCCACACTTGACTCATGCTACAAAGACGTGTAAGACCCCCAGCCAAACAAAATCACCTTGGTTAATGTTTCCGAGTGTCTCCAGTTAAAAAGTCTTTCCTCCATTGCAAGTGAACCCAGCAGTCATTGTAGAATGGTCAGATGAGCAGCCACAGTTAACACGGATTAGTAAGTGCTGAACACGTGGGGTGCAGGAATGCTCAGGATACTATCCAATCTACTACAAATGCAGCCAGAGAGAGGAGTTAGAAGATAAGAAGAAGATTCAGAAGCAGCCACTAGGTGCGGTGTTAGAACTGTTAGCGCCACTACAACAAGTGAGATGGTTTCAGACTCTCAGGAAGAAGCGCTACAAGCGAAAGGACTAGTCAGGGCATTTCCAAGGGTTTTTTCCATTTGGCCCTAATATGCTGTGTTTTAAACAAAATACTGAATGAGCTTTAATTATCCCAGATAATCAATGCCCTAAAGATGGATGAGATCTTTCAAAGACTGAACCACGCCAAGGCGGTACTGGATACCTTCAACAGTTCCCCCATTTTCTGTTTATCAATGCTCCTACATATTTACTGGTTGCATTTGCCTTCATCATTACAAGCTTACTGCATTTTGATGACACTGCTCCTTTTCAAAGAGATTGGGATTTAGAAACGCTTTCCCATTCAGAAACAAAGCTTGCTGTCCCAAGAACAATGCCCATTTTTTGATGTTAGCAGTTGGGGGCTCTTTTGTGGTGGTTTCCCAGACTTGCTTAGACAATCAGGTTTTGCGATTAAGTTACCCTGAAATTCCTAGTTCTTACTTGCCCCCAGAACAATGTTTCTCTCAACAGACCTATGAACTTTACACACTCATGGCTTTAACTCCATCATGAGCTGCACAGTCCCTTAAACTGTCTAAAGTAAGGAAGGTCAGGATTTTAACAAAACAAAGTCCCTGGTACTGCAGTGGAATGGAGGATACATATACAGAACACACCACATACTCTGCTCAAGGCTGAGTCCTGGAAGGCGAAAGCAACACCAACTGTTTTTCTTATTAAAACAACAAAAGTGTGAAAATGTGCTATTATAAGGAGTTGTCTGAACTTAAAAACTAATGAAGTGCCCTCACACTAACCCTGTAATGAACTCAAGCAAACATGACAAGAAACCAACTCAAAAGTGAATCTTATTCTTCGTTCCCAACTGAAGGGCCAGTTTAAACTCAACATCCCTTCTCTCTGGAAGAATAAATAACTTGGAGGGACACATGACATTAATGCTTGTCATGGTCCAGGTATTAAGTCCAGGTATTTTGCAGAAAAGCAGACAAGTGCCCAGACCTGACAATGGATTTTTACTTCAAAATTCAAAGGGTATTTTGCATACAGTTTAATGATTTTTTTCATCTACTCCTTATCTGGACTATTCTTCCCTGCTACCCCAAAGCAACGCCAAAGTTGCTTACTTAGCCAGACCACCAGAcgtttttctgtttttctgcagGGGACATCCCTGTTTAATCTACATGACAGATTAGCAAACTTCACTAGGGTCCACTTTAAACATAAACTACTACAGCTAAGCTACTAGACCAGGTATGAGCCTATGCTATTCTCACATTTTATGGCAGGAAGTTTCCATGATTCAATGCATACTGCAAGAACCTCTCCAAATTTCAGAGTTGGATGGTCAGGGCCAACCCAAACCTCCCAGCAACTGAGGCAACACCTCAAATGCTACCCTTACCTCTGTTACTCCTTCTCCCACTACCTAGATTGGaacaggaagaaggaaacagagcTAAAGGAAAGGTGGCCCTCTAGCCATTcacactcctctcctcctctctaTCCCCTTTTTGTTTTGAATTCAAAGAGAAGGAGGGTGGAGGTTGACATTCCCCTTGCGCTTCCAGAATGGGATAGTCCTGCAAATGGTTGTGCTAATGGCATTAATTCTGAGTTTGAGAATTTGTGGATGTGGATTTGTGGTGGGGGGAGTAATAAGAAGGAAGCCTGAAGCAAGAGATGCTCAATAGTTTGAGATGTCTCGTTAATCACCACTGATTAGTCAAGCACTGCCTCCTACACAACTCAATCAAGATTATTTGAATCTGGAAGAAACATGTCTGCAAGGCTTTAAACAGCAACACCACACTTCAGTGCTTTAGGGTCAATATTTGAGTGAAGGGGTTGGCTCCTTAAAGCACGTCAGGTGCCCAGAGGCCAGAAACATTCATCCCATTCATTTATTTCATgggtttatatcccacctttctaccacTTAGGTTGACACAAATATTGGAATAAATTTGTTTCCAGCCACAGCACGGGTGACCTTCTGCTTGCTGAAGCCTTCCTAAGGCTGAAGACTGTTCTGGTGGGCCAAAGCCCTCCAGTGCTTCTCTCCAGTATTGCCTCAGTGAGGGCAACAGAACCAAGAGCAAATCCTCCATAGAAACACCTCTTTCCCCACCACCAACACCCCAGACCAAATCTGGGTGCAGAACAGATAACAGCATTTCAGTCAGGAGATAAGGGCCATCCCTGCCATGCCATTCTTCCTCATGGCAATTAGAATTAGAACCTAATCATCCATTCCACCTGCATTAAACACAAAAGACATGTGGAGTGCGGGAGGAGCTCTGGGCACCCTAACTGGCCCCATAAGTCCCTTGGATCTTGTGCACTGCACCTCTGGCCTAGAAAGTACTGAACTTCGCCCACCTTCTCCTGCCACATTGCAGGACTTCACACCTCCAAAGCCTGCTCTTTAGATTAGCCTGTAATCCTGCAAAACCTCTTCTCTGTCAGGTCAAACCCATATCTGGAACATTCCATTACAGGTCATGGATTACTCCACTGCCATTTGATTTGATGCACTCAGTATCAGATCCTGTGCTCTTGCCCTCCTGAAGCTTTCCTCTTTGAAAGACAGAGTCCTGGCTACCATGAAGGTCTCTGGAGCAGGCTTCTATAATTCACTCTACAGTTGCCTTTGAAAGctgttcagaaacttcagctggtacacAGAATATCATTGCTTTCTTGTTAAGAAGAAAAGCCCCATGAGAACATATCCAGCACTTCTAAAACACGGACACTGGTTTGCTTCTGAGACTGGTTCAAAGTGCCAGCTTTGATCGTGGCATAAGCCAGGCTCCGACTATCTCAGGACAGGTCTTATCCCACTGGAGGTCCCAGGGGTTTCACCTTCCAAAGGCTAGAGCTCTTTCCAAAGACAGGCTAGAGACCATTTTGCATGCAGACGGTCCCAGGTTGAATCCTTGGCActgtctccaggcagggctgggaaggaacTTAAGCCTGAAATCTTGGTGAGATGAGTGAGTCAGTGCAGGCACGGCTGATACAGGACTGACAGCTTCCTATGACAAAAAGGGCCCGCTGCAAGTGTCATCTTTCTGGAAGCTTCTACTAGAAGCAGAACTTTTTCAGATGTGGCTCTGGAGCTGTGGAATACACTCCCTGGAAAGGCCTATCTATGTCCTTCCAGAATTTCACCTTGAGAAACAGTGAAAACTGGGTGTTCGGGATTTAACCAAGGACGGTGACAGAGGTTGATGCAGGCTGGGTACTGGTTGGGGGTCCACTTGGCATGAGCCCTGAACTCCCCAAGTACTGGTGGAAGTAGGTgctatctgggggggggggggaccatctGGTGTGTTCAGGCCTTTGCCCCAGAGTCGCCAGCAATCTGGCACCAGAATAGGACTCAGTAGAAAGTCTGCTAATATTTATTGATTTACTATGTTATGTAAACTTCTTTGTGAActagttttgttgaaaagcagtatataaatatttttaatagtaaCTGTTGTTGCTTCTTTGTTGTATTGTTCCATTACAATGTATTTATTGCACTGCTGTAGATAAACAGTCTTGGGAACATTTTCAATAGAAGACGGCATGAAAAGGTGGTAAAATAAGCAGATTTTCAACCTGATCCCTGCCGTTCATGGGACTTGCCTAATCTTCAAAAAGTCACAGGGATGTATCTCACTCCCTGCTACTAGAAGTCCAGACCTACACTGAGAAGAATGCCCAACTAGCTTGAGTTCTGAACACAGTCCAAAAGAAACACATGGCCCTCCAATATACCTCCAAGTATACCTTGCTTTGACTGGATGAAGAAATACTGTGACCCTATTTCCAGGCCCCAATAAAGCAATACTGAAAAACCGGGCCAAGAAGACAGGagcccgggggagggggggcctgCTTCTCCTGTACCAGCTATCCTAACTTGCTTAAGGAGACCAACTTTCTTCAGCTTTCCGAGACATAGTACTTTTCTACTTACATGAGTGGTTTTGCTTTTCAATATCAAATACTCATCTTGTACAGCCCCTCACCCCAGCTTGTGTGTCAATAAGACCCTTGCTAAAGATTCAGACTCCATGCAGGGCAAGGGAAGAAAGGTTAAAGACATGCATCATTGCAGCAACATTTTTAGATCACACCACTTGAAAAACTCTTGCACACAAACTCAAATCTGGACATCTCTTAGCAGCACCCAAAAAGTGGCAATTCGAGACAAAATGAAGGCAAATTTCCATAGCAACTGTAACCAGAGGCCACCCAAAAACAATTTGAAAAGATGGTGTGGGGGGAGCCAAAACTCAGACAAATCCACAGGCCTTCTTTTTGAGCCATTAAAGATGGGTCAACACTTGTGCTGCTCTCTGTTAGAGTTGCTTGCATTCAGGATCTGCTTGGAGGGTGAGATTTTGCAAGTTGCCTTCCCTCAGGCATGCTACATTCAAAGCCAAAAGTAGGACATTAAAGGCAGGATACAACTAACAGAAGGTACAAGCAATCCAAGCATATATCCTGTCCTCAAGGGTCAAGGAGGGCACCATGTCACTTCTGCAATACAGACAGCTCACGAAGATCAACACCTACCAGCCTCTGTTGCTCCAGTAAGAGATCTgcttcttctttctcctttttgtACAGAATCTCCATTTCTTGAAGTCTGGGGAGAGAAGCAAAAGTCAATCACACAGACCACAACTGTCAGGCTATAATATCGAggcacttggggggagggggcactcAGGACAGAAGGACACAAGAAGAGACttggtggatcagaccaaagctTCCATCTAGTGCAGCACTTTCTGGTCAAGCTCAAAAGGGAGCCAGGTATGCAAAGTGATCCCTTTTGCTATTGAttcccagcaactgatattcagaggcagactgcatCTGAAGCCGAGAGGTAGCACAGCCATTGATGTCCTCAGTGGACAAGTCTTTGTGTTGCTCCCACTTTAAAAGCCATCTTCCACACCTGGCCAGAATGTCTCGTAAGCCACAAAGAAGTTTATAGAaacttattttgtcatgttcatGGGACTGGAGGTattgggggcaggaggtggaaaaGATTCTGGAGAAATCAGAATCCTACCACTAGGTAATAAATCATGGCCAATGCTCCATTTCAGAAAAAGCGCTTCTTAGAAGCAAATGAGTTGATTGCAAGCAGACAAGAAAACAGCTCTGTGAAGACCTCTCAAGTGCCgattgctgcaatcctacccacacttcctggaagccccacagaacacaatggggcttgcttctcaatagccatgcataggattggactcagagTGACATTTACATCCCAGTATGGTCAACTAGCTTTTTCAAggttgtttaaattaaccacacatTTGTACAAGAAGCAAAAACAGCCAGTTCGCACTGTTTAAAGAGGTGATGCTATACTATGGTTCAactggaaggaaaggaaaggaaaggaaaaggaaaggggtgTCATCACACAAATCAATTAcctcttctccatctcctgcttcATATCAATCCCTTGCTTCTCCAGCAATTCCCTCTGAGCGAACGTCCAGTCTACTGGCTCGGACGGAGTCTCTGCTGATGGTGTTTTCTCCCTCTCAGCCCGGGCTTGCTCAGGATGGTTGAAACGGAACACGTGGTTTTTACCCATAATGATGCGATTTCCTGGATAAGCAATAAAAAGATTACTACCAATGGGATTTTTATAGGCTAGAACAATGACAGATTTTATATGATCACAAAAAATGGCTGAGGTCTGATCAGCCATGTTATTTCCAGGCAGTTTACAAAGTGATTTTTAAAGCACAGCAAGAAGCAGCGAAGGATAAAAATCTAGCTCTGGGACatgagccctgctagatcagcgcaaaggcacatctagtccagcttcctgcaactcacagtggtccaccagatgcctcaggaagcgcataggacaacaagatacctgcatcttgttgccactcccttgcatctgacattcagagata from Tiliqua scincoides isolate rTilSci1 chromosome 9, rTilSci1.hap2, whole genome shotgun sequence includes these protein-coding regions:
- the KIF1B gene encoding kinesin-like protein KIF1B isoform X2; amino-acid sequence: MSGASVKVAVRVRPFNSRETSKESKCIIQMQGNSTSIVNPKNPKEAPKSFSFDYSYWSHTSPDDPCFASQNRVYNDIGKEMLLHAFEGYNVCIFAYGQTGAGKSYTMMGKQEENQAGIIPQLCEELFEKINDNSNEEMSYSVEVSYMEIYCERVRDLLNPKNKGNLRVREHPLLGPYVEDLSKLAVTSYTDIADLMDAGNKARTVAATNMNETSSRSHAVFTIVFTQKKHDVETDLSTEKVSKISLVDLAGSERADSTGAKGTRLKEGANINKSLTTLGKVISALAEVSKKKKKTDFIPYRDSVLTWLLRENLGGNSRTAMVAALSPADINYDETLSTLRYADRAKQIKCNAVINEDPNAKLVRELKEEVTRLKDLLRAQGLGDIIDTSMGSLTASPSSCSLSSQVGLTSVSSIQERIMSTPGGEEAIERLKESEKIIAELNETWEEKLRKTEAIRMEREALLAEMGVAIREDGGTLGVFSPKKTPHLVNLNEDPLMSECLLYYIKDGITRVGQADAERRQDIVLSGAHIKEEHCIFRSERNHNGHVIVTLEPCERSETYVNGKRVIQPVQLRSGNRIIMGKNHVFRFNHPEQARAEREKTPSAETPSEPVDWTFAQRELLEKQGIDMKQEMEKRLQEMEILYKKEKEEADLLLEQQRLDADSDSGDDSDKRSCEESWRLITSLREKLPPSKLQTIVKKCGLPSSGKKREPVKMYQIPQRRRLSKDSKWVTVSDLKIQAVKEICYEVALNDFRHTRQEIEALAIVKMKELCTLYGKKDPNERDSWRAVARDVWDTVGVGDEKIEDILLNGKGVADVDDLKVHIDKLEDILQEVKKQNNMKDEEIKVLRNKMLKMEKILPLIGSQEAKTQPAMSPTKAKEPESTQKPSAEGSMKSDENVKAGRVSQLMEEDPAFRRGRLRWMRQEQIRFKNLQQQEITKQLRRQNMPHRFIPPENRKPRFPFKSNPKHRNSWSPGTHIIITEDEVIEVRVPKEEDQKKEIKEENRGMSGIAPFLKDPQPFCCPYGPSWNQDIQVKRQSLNVQPQHNSPPPEPSTQLRWRSNSLNNGQQKSLRRQMSDSSESLPSYGGHQNQDLQTFQQKRHMHQHRQPYCGSSSGGVGPDGSMASGLAKQADRPNHCNQFVTPPRMRRQFSAPNLKASRETTV